A window of Salvia splendens isolate huo1 chromosome 8, SspV2, whole genome shotgun sequence genomic DNA:
attttttatttcaattatgtacTCACTTTCAAGTTACTTCATATTTTAAGGAAGTTGTGCTTAGTGggttaaataaagataaagtaataaatgagagaaaataaagtgaaaTAGAAAAGAGAGTAAATTATGAGAGAATTTGATGTTCTGTTTTTAGCTATAAAAGAAATGGTTCAATTAACTTAGGATAACCTAAAATGAAATACCGCAACTCAAGTAAAATATCACaagttaaataattatacaacaTAAAATACAAGATTAATGTGATATAAggataaatttaaaaagttattAAGTGGTGAGTCCATGAATACTTAAGGTATAATATGCTTTGTGGATTTACTTGATGGAGCATAACGAGCAGACTTTATGGGCGTTGACGACTCGTTCAATGTGCACGCATAAACTTTGACATGTATTTGTCGCACGAGCTATGCATGGGACGCCCCAGGTGACATACAAAATACGACCTAGGTGACACATGGGGGACACCCTTGCTATAGGCCCAAAAGAATTAGTTTGGCTCGGCTAAAGCCAACAACCAAGCCCAAGGCCCCGGGTCGCTACCTCGGCGAGGTGGGCTGACGATGGTGGTGCGCGCGTGGGGCTTTACAGGCAACCTCTTATGCACTTTAATTATTATGGAGTAAGTATTAATTTAACCTCTTAGATACAAGTAGTGGATGACTTATTAAGGGTTTTGGGGGACCCATGGAACCctaaaaaattccaaataaatttAACTATATTCATTCCAATCACATGTCTACTCAGTCACACGAGCGGTCAGTTGCCGGGTCTTTGAACTTCAAAGCCTGTGTTTGATTCATGTGAAGCTCATTTCTATATTTTACAAgtttttgtcttttatttttcttccagctattattcataaaaaaacattttaattaacttattttaaaatttattcataattgataatttcattttctttgcaattttttgtgattttttatttttctacaactattatacaccaaaaatttgatgttataacttaacttattttaaaatttattcataattaataaCTTAAGTATATACatcatattatttaattatttctatctCATTACTTATCTTATACGCATCTTTGTCGCAACTTTCGGCTAcaatgacataaaaaaatatccTACAAGACTACAATTGTTACCGGTATATTGGACCCCCAACCGCAAaatcctgcgtccgccactggaaACAAGTGTAATGAAAGCTTTTTTCAACTATTATCTACTCGGTGCTTATTTGGTAGTTTAGCTGAGGACATAATTAGATTGCTTATGTTGATATAATTATAGAATATTTTGCGTGTTTTGAAGCTAAGTTAAAAATGTAAAGCccatataaaataaattgggCCTGCAAGGCCCGCTTGATATTAGTAATATTTATGCAGTAATTTACCATTTCAACCTTTAAAAAGTCAGAATGATTAATATAGCTTAAATAATTATAAGTCGATGCAATGATTAATTTGGATTACATGCATCCCTTAACTTagcttgattaattaattaatttatgtaataatttaataaatcataaatcaaaataagataaatatattcatatattgcacaagaacaaaaatgtcattttacaTTTCATCCGTAGTTAATTAAGGCTATCAAACACCTCACTTACTTTAAGCTttaaaaaagttaattaaaaatataaattacataaattcATGCTAAGATAACTGATCGAAAAAATTGTCATTTCAACCTAATATAGTATAACataattctataaattatataaattcaaaggacaaaaatgtgattttatcTACCAAGCATTAATCTAGTTCTAGTCGATCAAATGTATtttggagtttttttttaaaatcttgttTTTCATATTATCAATCaaacaacaccaaataaatCATTATCCCGATTCTtatcataatttttattttaaagccTATCATAACTTAATTATCTAAGATAACTTATCATTCTTATCAAACAAGCATTTAGAACAATTgattatttatcattaaatttCACAAAACTAAATCTTCCGCCATTCATATCATCATGTTAAAATGTGTTAACTGGTGTTTAGATTCCaacaaatttaacaaatttagaaacaacaatttttaaaatagcaATACTTTTAATAATTCCaacattttttttagatttGGACTTATAAATTTCTTACATAAAGGTATTGCCTCGTGGAATAGTGAAGCAAAATAatgagaaggaagaaactaacaTATATATTATCATATTTTCATGTTTCAGGTTTAATGACAATTAGAAAAAATGAAGTACTAATATAGTAGATCTGTATATAAATAATTGTGAACTAgataaatgatataaaataaaaatatatctaataaaaaatgatataaaataaagacgATGTAGTATGTATCTAGTTTAGTTTGaacaattatattttttctgGTAGAAAAGGAAAAGATAGGGCCCACAGGTTATCCCCACCACATTATTCGCCATATTAAACCCATCGCCATTTTACCAACATACTTCCAAACCCAACATTCAATCCCACTTCCTTTTAATCTTCAATCCTAAACCACTCCCACACTTTTACTCTTAACACCCAATTCATCTTCAATCAACCAACCAATTCGTCGAAAATCCCCAATCATTTCAATCCTTGAATCGGACCAACACCCCTCCATTTGCCCTTTTCCTTTTTTCATGTTTCGGCCACACCACATTGAACAGGAATCCGTAGCTCTGGATTCCCTCACTTCCAGGGCTTTTATTTCCCCCTCGGTTGGCCGCGCTCTAGGGGTGAATTAATTGCCATGGGGAATGCCAATGGAAGGGAGGAGAGCGGCAGCGACACCCAATCCGTGGTCGAGGACTCCGCCACCGCGCAGGTTAGCATGGCCGATCAGGATGGGGTGCTCGCCCACTCTCCCCCTTCTAGTCCTAGGGCTTCTCAGTCGCCTCTCATGTTCAGACCTCAGGTCACTtctcttgatttctttcttttttagattATCCACAAAATTTGCTTTTTCTTGTGATTTAATGCGTTGGGGatttcttctttattttattagatTGTGTGAAGATTGGATTTTTTTGGGGGGTTATGTTTGGGTGGAACGTATAGTATTCAGTGCTATTTCGGATTGTTCTATCctttgaggtatttttttggtATGTGAATGGATGACTGTTGCATTACCTACACTATCCAAGGTGGAGCCATGATTTGGTATGCTGAAATAATGCTTACCATTTGTTTTTAGATTTTTGTTTAATTCAGTAGGGCACTATTCGTCTAATTGAATTATATGGTATGAAAGAGTTCACCATTTAGGTGGATTCTTGTGGTTGCACATTTGCAAGGATAGATACGCCAACTCAAAAagttggaaaatttatcaaCCAATGCGTAATCATCCTGGAGTCTTTTCGTGTCATGAGGAAATCCCCGCTTTAAATTTTCAGATTCGTTGAATTCCTTTACGGTGTTTGTCTTCTCTAATCTCCTTATGCTATAGATTGAAAGAATTCCCTATCTTGTTTTAAATTCAGATGCCAGTGGTTCCTTTACAAAGACCTGACGAGTTGAACATCCCTAGTCCTTCATGGATGCAGACTAGCTCAGGTTATGAGGATGTGTATAATGAGCAAGGCATTCCAAGTATGATTACATGGAGCTACGGAGGCAAGGAAGTCTTTGTGGAGGGGTCATGGGATAGCTGGAAGTCAAGGTTATTCTTTAGTTCTTGAATCCATTCACCGTTTAGTTATTGTAGATTATGAGCACATTTTTAGATCATCTTCCACAGGAAGCCCTTGCAGAGATCGGGGAAAGACTTCACCATCATGAAGGTACTTCCATCGGGAGTTTACCAGTACAGGTTTCTCGTAGATGGACAATGGAGGCATTCCCCAGATCTGCCTTGCGAGCAGGATGATTCAGGAAATACTTGTAACGTTTTAGATTTgcaggtaaacatttatttaatcCTTTAAATCCTTTCATTTTGCTCTACATGAAAGCTATAACCTCTGTATTTGTTCTTAGAATAAGGAAGAAGTACAAAAACTCGTGCAAGAGCAAGTAGAATTGATATCTTTGGATTCAATGTCAGTCTACTTTATTTTGTTGTTACTCTCTAGCACTGTGGGTGACCTTGatgcttttctttttcttttctatgtTTGCTTGTTTTTGGTCACACATGATAGTTATATTATTAGTTAATGGGCACAATGGTATTGACAGTTTGTT
This region includes:
- the LOC121745198 gene encoding SNF1-related protein kinase regulatory subunit beta-2-like, whose amino-acid sequence is MGNANGREESGSDTQSVVEDSATAQVSMADQDGVLAHSPPSSPRASQSPLMFRPQMPVVPLQRPDELNIPSPSWMQTSSGYEDVYNEQGIPSMITWSYGGKEVFVEGSWDSWKSRKPLQRSGKDFTIMKVLPSGVYQYRFLVDGQWRHSPDLPCEQDDSGNTCNVLDLQDYVPEDIDSISGFEPPQSPDSSYNNTQLGQEDFGKEPPMVPPHLNLTLLNAPSPQMEIPPPYSRPPHVVLNHLYMHRDRSRPSVVALGSTNRFLSKYVTVVLYKSIQR